The Ignicoccus hospitalis KIN4/I genome includes the window AGGACATAGACTTGAAGGGGCCCGAAGGGAGGATAAGGGAGGTGGTGGAGCTCCCGCACGCCCCCAAGAAGGAGGTCAAGATATGCGTGGTGGCCCACGGCGACTTGGCGCTACAAGCGAAGAAGATGGGCCTGACCGTGGTCACCAGGGACGAGCTCCAACAGATGGACAAGAAGGCGGCCAAGAAGCTCGCGAAGAGGTGCGACTGGGTGCTCGTTCAGACGGACTTGATGGGCATAGCGGGTAAGGTCTTGGGCCCCGCCCTGGGCCCCAGGGGGAAGGCCCCGGTCCCCCTGCCCCCCAACGCGCCTCTGGAGGCCTTCGTCAAGAGGTACTCCAAGTCTGTAAACTTGAGGATTAGGAAGCAGCCGCAAGTGATGTGCAGCATAGGCACGGAGGACATGGACCCCAAGGAGCTGGCGGAGAACGCGGCGGCCGTCTTGGGGGCTCTGGAGAGGAAGCTCCCCAACCCTCAAAACCAGATAGCTAAAGTTATAGTGAAGACCACGATGGGACCGCCGGTGCTCGTTCTGAGCAGGAGGTGAAGGGCGTTGAGCGCGATCACCGGCAGGGTCTCCACTTACCACAGGGAGAAGTTCCCCGAGTGGAAGGTAAAGCTGGTAAACGAGGTAAAGGAGAAGCTGAAGGAGAACGACGTAGTGCTGGTACTGGACCTAGTGGAAACTCCAGCGAACTTGGTACACAAGTTTAGGAAGAAGTTCAGGAAAGAGCTCCCCTACATGAAGGTAATAAAGAACAACTTGGTGAGGAAGGCGTTTGAACAGAGCGGCATTGAGATGCCTAAGGAGATGGATGAGCAACTGGTAGGCTCCAACATGTTCATATTCACTAACGACAACCCCTTCAAGCTGGCCCTCAAGATATCTAAGTTCAGCATGCCCGCCCCCGCCAAGCCCGGCGACGTGGCCCAGAGCGAGATAGTGGTCCCGGCCGGCGACACCGGCCTCACCCCGGGCCCCATACTCTCAACCTTCGGTAAGCTGAAGATCAAAACTATGGTCAAAGGGGGTACCATACACATCGCCAAGGACACTGTGGTAGCGAAGCCCGGGGACGTGATCTCGCCGGAGCTCGCGAGCCTCCTCCAGAAGCTGGGCATAACGCCCATGGAGCTAAAGATGAAGATCAAGGGAGCTTACATAAAGAGCTTGAACAGGTGGGTGCCCGCAGAGGAGCTGGTGCTCGACCTGAACAAGTACAAGGAGCAGATACAAGAAGCGTACACCAACGCGCTGGCCTTGGGAGTGAGCATAGCCTACCCGGTGCCGGAGGTGCTGAAGCTGAGCGTGGCGAAGGCGTTCCAGGACGCGCTGAAGGTAGCCGTGGAGGCGGGCTGGCTCACCAAGGAGACCGCGCCGTACTTGCTCAGCAAGGCCTACGCGCAAGCGCTGGCGCTGGTGGGCGCTCTGGGCGACAAGGCGAAGGAGCTCGGAATAGAGGTGGAGGTCCCGGCCGCGCCGGCGCCGGAGGCGAAGGAGGAGAAGAAGGAGGAGGCGGAAGAGGAAGAAGAGGAGAAGAAGGAGGTCTCGGAGGAGGACCTCTCCGCGGGCCTCGGGGCGCTATTCGGCTAACCTCCTCCTCTTCAAATACTCCTTTACTTTTTCCGAGAAGAACACCCCCCCTCCTATCACCGGGTACGCGTAGGGGAGCTCTTCTACCACCTTCATGCCCATAACTTCCCCGACCTCCACTTCCAAGCCCACTACCTTCTCTATTTCGCTCAGCTTCTTACCTCTCTTAATCAACCAAGCCACGGCCACCGCGCCGTCTATG containing:
- a CDS encoding 50S ribosomal protein L1, which encodes MLVDEALLERGVKEAVERSRKRNFKESVDMIVVLKDIDLKGPEGRIREVVELPHAPKKEVKICVVAHGDLALQAKKMGLTVVTRDELQQMDKKAAKKLAKRCDWVLVQTDLMGIAGKVLGPALGPRGKAPVPLPPNAPLEAFVKRYSKSVNLRIRKQPQVMCSIGTEDMDPKELAENAAAVLGALERKLPNPQNQIAKVIVKTTMGPPVLVLSRR
- a CDS encoding 50S ribosomal protein L10, which gives rise to MSAITGRVSTYHREKFPEWKVKLVNEVKEKLKENDVVLVLDLVETPANLVHKFRKKFRKELPYMKVIKNNLVRKAFEQSGIEMPKEMDEQLVGSNMFIFTNDNPFKLALKISKFSMPAPAKPGDVAQSEIVVPAGDTGLTPGPILSTFGKLKIKTMVKGGTIHIAKDTVVAKPGDVISPELASLLQKLGITPMELKMKIKGAYIKSLNRWVPAEELVLDLNKYKEQIQEAYTNALALGVSIAYPVPEVLKLSVAKAFQDALKVAVEAGWLTKETAPYLLSKAYAQALALVGALGDKAKELGIEVEVPAAPAPEAKEEKKEEAEEEEEEKKEVSEEDLSAGLGALFG